tgtcttgttttgaaatttttacttttaagtTTTCGAAAACAACagtgcaaaacaacaacaacaacaaaaacacatacatggGAAGAGTaccaaaaaggaaggaaaaagaaCAAGATATGCATGACATATATGACTATATCAGGGGTCCAAAAAGGACCGGATCTGGGAATACCCAAATGTACCCTAGATTTAGACAGTTGcacttaagtacagtttttttttgGCAATGCCCGACTACTCCAAAGATCGTTGTTTGCTACTTTGCTGGTCTAATTATGTATTATTAGAATAATTTCACCATTCTTTAATCTTTTAATGGCCTGTTCAACTTCTTCTTTAGTTATATTTGATATGAGTCTCATAGTCGGGTCATTTGTAACTTGGGGCAGCTCCAATTTTGCTAAAAATGTATCAATGACTTCCTTACTACATTATTTGGGTTGGGAATACAATTTTTGATAGTAAGCAATTTGTGTTTTCAAAGcactaaaacaaatacaagcGCATGACATTAACCAATTCAAACACATTATTTTAACCCTAGATGGTTTTGTCAGTTACCTGGAGGCTACAAGTTTATGTAATATAAAAAGCCTTACTGCTGACTTTGAAGATTAAATAGAAAATATTTGATTTCCCATGTTATTTTCTGCATTTCTAATAACCAAATATCATTTTAATGCATATTTATACAACTTCCTCATACATTATATTTCAAAGGACattaaaagaaagagaagaaatacGGTATGAAATGCTTGGTGCTGGAATAACTtctttattcaaatttaatctCAATAGAACAGAGTAGTCATGCACTTCAGATTTAAAGCTGTGAGTATTTAGTGGAATAAGCTGGTCTCGGTTTCCAGAGTAAAATGGTAACAGATGAATTTCAAAAAGCTCCACACAAGCTAAGCAGGACTTTCCGATAGTGCTCCTTGGTGTCTTTCTGTGGAACAAAGATATTATTAGCTGAAATTTCCAGATACTGTACACTGTCATTTTAGTGTTTAATCATTAAAGACAACATGATAACAAcaaggtttttttgtgttttgttttttacctctATGTCATCATTCAGGGATCTTTGTTGACAGTTCCAATATACCTCCTTGATCTTCTTGAGGTCGACCTCAGAGCGACTCACCAGTATCCTGTTGAGGGTTTTCTCACACGTGTCTGGTTTCTGtgagagcagagcagagcaAAGCTTCAGTTATTGATTTTATGCTATATAGACTTTATGTTGGGGTTAAGATCCAAACAGTTACTTAAGAGTTAGCTGCTGATCAGAAACCTTTTTTCAGTGGCCAAGAGTACGGACTCCTTCAGCAACTTGCAGTGTTCCTGTAACTATGTAGTATATGGGAcacaggttcactttcttctaACACAACTAAATAGTATGTACAAGCACCCTCAACTTTCTGAGGCAAAAGCCTAAGCCGTTCATTGTGGTATTTTCTAAATGTAACTTGTTAAACTAAGGTTATATaaagtaaatttaaaacaaactagAGCTCTGTTATTTGATATGCTGTTAAGTATTGTATACTTAATATAAAGTTAGTATAAGTGGCCCAGCTTAAGTCTTTAAGAGGACTTAATTTTTGAGGGAACaagtaagtaaagtaagtaaataaGTGAAGTAAGTGAACAAGTAAGTGAATCCATTTTGCAATGTAGATACTGCAGAAGTACTCAATCTCAAACTGCTTGAACAGTTTAAAACATCCAGCTTCCAGACTACATTAGTCCAAAAACATGAAATTACTTACAGACTTGAACCTTCcttttaaaatacataaatcaatgtaaaatcataaatcacacacacacacacacacacacacacacacacacacacacacacacacacacacacacacattcaggtatcttagtgaggaccttcattgacataatggtttCCCTAGCCCCTTACCGTAGACcctaaccattaaaaatgaatgcctaaccctaaccctaaacctaaccataacctaattgtaaccctgacactaaaaccacattttgagcctcaaaaaggccttcaaACTTGTGAGGAACGGCGAGTGTGTCCTCATAAGTGCCTGTTGGTTctcacaagtatagtagaatgcagatttcggtcctcacaaagatagctagacaggaacacatacacatgaaaaaaaattatacacaCACCTCCAAAGCCTTAACAAGCTTCTGGGCAAAGACAGCTGGTGTGTTCCAGGCATACTTTGCTATGGACATCAAAGAGAGACAAACAGTTACAAAATGATCTCAAGTCGAGTCCAGATGCTGCGCTGCCTCACGGCTGTGTTAGAGCCCATACTGTGTAAATCTGTTTTCACGTTATACTGCTCAATCAATCTTAAATCTCTCCTGATCTTAATGTACACAAGACGTGCTATGTGATGCACATTTCCTGCTCGCGAGAGGATTGATTTCATCGCTCACATGACCTTTGATCtcaccccacccccaccttgaACAGAAAACACAATTAAAACTACATAAACTGATGAGGACAAACATCAACTTACCAAGGTCGATGAGACAATTTTCAGTGTCTCCTTTCAGCTCCTTTTTCAGCACTGTGGGTAATTTGACATCCGTCTGTTTGCCAAATGCCTCCAATACTAACAGGTAAACAGACAAACTGGTAATTCTGAGTTATTAGACCAAAATCAAATATGTTGTTAAGGCTATGCAGCATATTTCATTAGCAACTGAGGAAatgaaaaagcagttttaaaatatttataaacaTAAACATTCAGATTTTAGTGACCAGTGAAACATTAGGctgaagttttttaaaaaaggagaaaacaaatACACCATTACTTCACACAACAGCAGTTTCGATTAGAAAATTTATGCAATTGTACAACAGATTTCAGGATCATCAGTTCAAACAACTCTATGCAAATGGAAGAGTATAGTAGAGCCTTCAAACCTAAGAACACTGTACTAAGTGTCCAGCATAGTGGTGGTAGCATCAggctctggggctgttttgctgccaatgGTATGTACATTGCAAGTGGAAGGGGAAAGAAGGAGGACTAGttccaaattcttcaacttcactTTAAATATCACATTTCAAAAACTGCTTTTGCAATGGATAAAGTAGGCCAAGATTAGCTCCTGGAATGGACTTCCCAAAACCCTGACTGTAATCCTGATGATACTTTGCTAAAACCGGGTTCATGTCAGGAAACCAGTTTAAATAAATGCTGCCAGTTCTGTTAAGAAGAACGGTCAAAAATCCAGCCAGAATCATGTCAGGAGCTTGTTGATGGCTACCAAAAATAGCTGGTTGAAGTACAACTTGCTCAGAGACATTTGACCAAATGATAGTGAGagtgtatgtatatgtttgaGCTTGTATGTATTTTGAGCCTATATGcagataaaaactaaaaaagatTTCACAACTCTTGTAAAATCCAGACTGACTGTAACTGTATTGTTCTCAGACTGCTGGGTGTGTTTCGCCTCCTACCTGCAAGAGTTTGGTTCCACCTGTTTTTCCAGAAGTGCATTGTGTCTAATGAGTCAAACCCAACCAAGAAGAAGTGTTCACACTTTTCAAGAACTCACCTTTCCGGAGGTGAGGATAGCTGCGCTTGGTCATCAAGTCAATGAAGGTGGACACATTGAATCCGCTGCCCTGCTCACATAACTTCAGCAGCgtctacagacacacacaaaaaaattggATGATAATCATAAAGACTTATACTCCTTATAATAATTCAATAATTTATATTCCAAGTATTTTACCAAAAGTCAGACTTATTCTTCGCAACTATGCCATTGTTGCACCATGCAACAAacttcatatattttcacttgaTGTGCATATGCAGACCCCTATAAATGCAGCATTTCCTACCCAACCAAAAGTCATGTGCCTAACTGTATCAGGAAAtggctgaagttttttttttttttttatccacataATTATGACTAATGAGTATTCCAgctgtgaaaaatgaagccagcaCCTAAATGGAaataactgcagttcctctagtggcCACATGAGGCTGACTCTAAAAGGCAGCCATTGACTCCCACGTTAAAGTCCCTAGAATTACAACACTGAACAGTCTGATACAAAAAAACTGCTTTGATCTATATAGCCAAGAAGATTTTGTTTCAGCTTTAGTGGGTGAAATTTCAGCGTTTTACTAGTTCGTTGCTTAGCAGATAAAGCACAGTTTATGGGTGTAGCTTGCTAACCAAGTGTGCTAATGTCCACCAACATGTTCGTTTGAATCAATGGCtaggtccatcttttatacccTCTATGAATGTTACATTATGTTCACACACATTATGTTTGGCCAAATGCCACAGATAGGAACCGTTAAACTAGAGTTCTCAAAATATATTCTCACATAATTTGTTGACAACATAAAGTAGAATAGTTTAAGATTTTGTTTATGTGATTTTACCTTTGCGTCTTTTGAAACAAGATCATTGTCTACACGAGTGCTCTCATCTCTACCTCCACTTAGTAATTCCAGGAGGATCTTGGTGTAGTTGCCACTGGTCTCACTTTTAATAACTTCTTCCAGCTCTTTTTTGTACTCTGAGGAATCGGGAGAATTTCAGAATAAACATCAGTTTACAACAATATGATGGCCAAATGTGACTACAATAAGTCTAGCTTTCTAGCAGCTACAGACACTAGATATCTAAGATGTTGTATAAAATTCTATCTTAGTTCAGCATTAAGCCCAAACAACAACCATGTGATTTCACATGACTGTGACAACACCTTGTTTGAAGGCCTTCTTGATCTCCTGAATCTCTTGGTTTGTTCTTGTTGCCAAAATCTCAGTCAGAACTTCCTCATCTGTGCCCAAACCCTGTGGGAATAAAtcaaataacagaaataataaaatctaTAAACAGTAAGAAGAAACATTTAAGGGCCCCTCAAACAGAATTACAAGTAagtagtttgttgttttttaaatttgtttattcTAATCTATGTTTAAGTTTTCTTTAACTGTGGCACAAAAATTACCTTTAGTTCAAACCCCAGACCTACAAACCAAAAATGTGCTAGTGGGAGGGTTCTTGGCCAATACTGAACCAACTGGCAATTTTGTGATGACAATTTAATTCAGTTACTAATGACACAACCTAAATGATAAACTTAATCTAAACATGTAACGTCTCAAGTaactgaaaaaaacatcaacaaaaaacaacaactataaAACTGCTctatgaatgaaaacaaaagaagtaaTATTCCCCCAATCAAAGGTTTAGTACATAAACCACAGATCCTACCTTTGTGGCTTTCATGAGTTGGTAGGCATCATTCTGAGCTGGTGTCATGAGTAGTGCCAGACAGATGTCCTCCAAATTTCCTGTCAAGGCTGCTTTCAAATTGTCAGTCAGCTTCTGCAACACACAAGGATGATCTTTCTGAAGGACTACTGTCCACTGTAATCATCTTTTGAGTTTTGATGCATTCTCCATCATCCAGGAaggtaaatctccaaaagttaattctgttcatctggacgtagcgttttgtgggagaaacgtttcgtcactcatccaagtgacttcttcagtctcagctgactgcaggtttccccaaatcttataaacacaATTaaggtcatgagaatttgcttaattaagattaaggaactgacctcccagcccattgttccttcagtgggctggtttcagtcattatgcaaatgtactgtttataagatttggggaaacctgcagtttcCCCAAacaacagaatcaacttttggaggcATCTTTTgagtttaaattaaatatatgaAGGTTATCTTTTGTGATGTGAACACTGCGTTTGTAGACCAATTATGACTCAGTTATATGGTTGCTCAGTAATTGCTGACTTGTTATGCATTCAGTTACAGATAACAAGGGTTCAACACCCTTTAGCCTCTAGACAACCACTTTGAAGTGAAAGTGGCCTGGTGGTGGGCAGTCTGTCTCCTGCAATCACAGTCGCCTCAGCTCAGTCGATTCAGatatatttctatataaaaGCAAGGTTGTTGAGTGTCTTTCTCATTTTGAAGTTAAACTTTTATCCTGCAGCAATGACGTCAACATTTGTAGAGAAATTTCTGTCTCTGATCTATGAGGTTCTGGCTggactgtgaatgtgtgtagATAATGTGTGTAGAAAGCAACAGGTTTGGTTTTTCACCAGCTACCAACTTGACTGCATTCATCCACCTAATTGCAGACTCACTCCTTTTTACTGCCAACAATTTCAAAGGCAACAACACTGCAAGTTTATTGAACATGGTCAAGTTATTTTGGTCATGCCAAAGTCTCCAGCAACCATTTTCTCTAGTGTGACTGTACCATTAGGGAGCTGGCAGGGTAAAGGTTGTTTCATGTCTGGTCTGACAGCGTCTGAGATGTAAGGTGTGACCgccatgtttgatttttggagccagaagtcaacatattcccatgatgcactgagcatttctATATGTAATATTTTCCCAGACACTACCATTGTTCTCAGCCTCATGCTGTACAGATTTGAATATGGCAGAAATTAATTACTCACCTTCCCATTTTCCGTTTCATAGACTTCTTTGATCCTTTGCCTCTGCTCGTTGCTTCGCTTTACCAGGACTGCAATGATCGCATCCTCATTCACTCCTGTTGGGATGACAAGTTACATTTTACTGTAAGCACCACAAAATGATAAAATCATCCAAGTCAAAAGAAGCAAACTACCTCACACCCAATTCAAAATTGCAATAAACATTCGTTTTTTACGACCTGTGTTTCAGCTTTAAACTTCATATCGtctaaattaaaacaaacataacGTGTATAATACATTAAAACGAGAGAGTGCACACGCACCTTTACTTTCAATGGCACGCCGAAGAATTGCAGTGTCATCGCTCGCATTGAAGTTTGGATATGGAGTGACCGTTCCATAATAAATAGGTTTATCCTTATCATTCACCTAAAAGATCAGCCAAAATACAGACTTTAAAGGACTTTAAAAAGTTTATTCGCCAGCCAGTAAAATTCATATGAAATTTAAATACTCAAGTAAGCAGACTTGGGTGCAATATCCTCACAATATGACTCACTTTGACAGTGTCATCATCGGAGTTTCGGGAGAAAATGTCCTTCAAACGATCGAAGAATGGCATTTTTGCTTGGATGAGAGActcaaaaactgaaacaaaactgTAAAGAGAAAAGAGTAGAGGGTAAAGGTATGAAATTTAGCTCTGCAACCACCCTGACACTTCCTTTTAATCTCATTCTGTTTAGTCTTCTGTGATtgttagcagcaggtgtgtcacagGGAGGAGCCACAAAAACTGCAACTCATCACAGAGATCACACTCTCCACAAAGCTCTACCACAGACATACATACTCTGTTTTagtcactgtgtgtttttagccACTTGGCAAATATCTGTTCTTCTTTTACAGTATTTCTGTAATTGCCATCTAACTCCTGAACTCTGTTGCTGTCATTTCCGTCCTCACTCTGTGGCTAAACTGTCCTTCTCATTATAACGTTTGTCATTAAGTTATCTTTTTCCCTTTATTTATCCTGACTCACCTTGAATTCCTCGTAACAATAAGAAAATGGGAGTTCAAGTGTTTACATATCCAGCAAGAAACCCTCACCTGTGCTGCTGAAGACCGTCCTGCACTCTAGCTTGTAGCTACTGCACTGTGGAGCTCACTCTGCGGCGTCTCCACCCATCACTGTGCATTTTCACCTGCAGAGGTTTAGCCAATCATGCCATACCTCTCAAATTCTTTTGAGGCAAAAGATTCATATGCCTCTGGGACTGGTTGGACAACTTTTCAATTCAGACTATTCTGTACGTGTTACACTTTAATCAAACCACTTAGttgaaaacagtcacacagatTTTTTTGGACAATTATACCTTTAACACAGCCAAGTTAAAGGTATAATTGTCCAAAAAAATCAGAATGAATCTCAACATTGTTGATACCAATCAAGGAATACTGTCAGGTGTAGTCTACATGAAAATGTTACTTAACCATACCTTTGTGGCACTCCCTTAATTCTTGCTTGAGTTTGGCGCCTTGAGTTGCAGTGCAGGTAATGTAGGGAACAGATTTCGAAAGAGAAGCATGTATATTAAAAACACTGCATTTGGTTCTGCTGcattcattttaatggaatGGTTGTTAGAGGAGGCCTAACCACAACGATATACTTTGCTCTTAATTGTTTCTTGTTGGTTAATTTTCTTTCACTTGGTGGAGCtcagtgggggttttttttctctgtggtaTCAGAAGGTTACCCTGCTGCTATAGATATAGTTTCTATATcaataaatctgtttttccTACATGATATTATAAAATTAGAGAAAGGTAACAATTAGAGAAAAGTAACAATTAGAGAAAAGTAACAAAGTAAAAAGCCAAACAAACTCTGCTGCCAGTAGTAGGGGAAAATTGAATGGCAAGTATGGGAATGTGCTGTAAGGAATGAGAATAATAACATACTATATAGAAACATATATAAAAGCAGGTGAACTGTTGTTAAGGTGTTAGTGAGCGGCTGGTGTTTTTCCGTGTCCTCCTGTGTTTCCCTGTAAACCTTATTAAACTAAATTAACGCAGTGTACTGTAACTCAGGACATGGTATTACTATAGTACATCCATACATAGAAAACATATTACAGTATTAAAACTAGAGAATTACAGTAATGCAATGTATCATCAGGTCATGGTATTTCTAGGTTAACATATTGTAAAATACAACATTGCTGCCAGTAGCCTGATGTAAAAGTGTAAGAAATACAGGAATCAGCTGtaatttaggccatgttttgacattaaaaaatgtaacagaTAGAGATACAGATAAAAATAGATATGGTAATATATTGTAATTAATATGTCATGTTTTCAGTATTACAGACTACTATaacagattacagattattaCAGTGTTACGGCCAGGCAGCCGGTGTGTTTGCGAAACTGGCCCAAAAAGCAGACACAGAAGAGAGGAAACTAAGTATAACAAAAAGCAACCTGTTTATTAGGCTGGATACATGAACACAAAACAAGGCAGGGCGAACAGGGGCATAaccaaactaaactaaattggggaaaactaaactaaacatgaAAACTAGAAAGTGAAAATGAGAACATGAAATTGAACAGGTACATGCAAACTTTAGCGTGAAATCATCTAGACATGAACAGTAACTACAAAAAATCCTGAAACCTGACCTGAGACGAAGTGAGAAGGACATACTGCCTTCCTCTTCCCGCTTCACCACACCCCACCACACATGCAGAGCCTTCGGGTAAAGGTGTGTCACCAAGGTGCAGGGGAGACATTCttcctctgtccccttctggccacctgtgcctcaattttattccacaacatagacatccacattactcaatctctcataacacatacatataggacctTGGGGTGGGTATGCTATACAACATCCAGAGGACCGTCTGCGTGTTCAAACTCACCTCTGGCGCCtctgcccacctctcaattttaaatgcatgttgacattgagggttctcgggaggggcTGTGGAATGTGGAATGGTTGCCCCTCTgatggtcctccttgggctctcgcgcTCTGGGGgcccatgcctgcttcatgccctggggggcAGGGCTATGGCTGCCCACcgtctagcagatcgttacatcgAGAAACATTTTGAATACAGGCGCGCTCACACATACAGGTGCAGATATGGGTGCTCATAGGCGCAAACTATATCTTTCTTGGCTCCTAccacaaagcacattgtgcgctgtcagTTTTGCATGCTGCACAATAACGTTCAATATTTCACATTTACTGTTACTCATACTTATCGAGGTTATTGCTGTGGTGTTATGTTGATTGTGTTGCTCtccttttgcttgttttctttttttctttcaacaggtgatccagctggtttgtttttttagtgtcttctctcactgtccctcttcccctctgtttttctttccctcccttTCCTAtaccccagtcatgtctgtcctgcctgtaataacttaaataattaataataaatgtttcatttgattacattttatatgatgaattatgcagaaaaagtagaattgggctgtaAGATCTATTGCTTTGTTACCTATTCAagttgtgtatcatgtttttaaaaagtaactaagtaactaattacttttgaaaaaagtaatcagtaaattaACAGGATTATTTttagaagtaatcagtaattagttactaattacttttttcaagtaacttgaccaacactggttgccACATACTGTAGAGTAATGTAGGAAAATTGCTTCCAGTAGTCTACTGTAGAATAAATGAACCACACAATAATCTGATCTGTGGTATTATCCTGTAAAGTAGATTACACTACAAGAGCTGAGAGTAGGCCATGGTATCATTAGGATAACACAATGAAAAACAATACAACAgtagaaaaaatattaaattaaaagcTACACACAGCAAAATGTTGCCTGTAGTCAACTATAAAGGCCAGTAAATACAGAAATATACTTTAATTTAGGCCATGAAAATATTACCATACCAGAGTGCAAAatacataacagtaaaagaactGTAAATTTAACAGCAGCATACTGTAAAATGTAGACAATACAATTATGCATTATGATTAAGGACATGGTTTTATCACACTAGTGTAGTGTAATATATATAACAGTAGGAAAACTGTAAAGTTAACTTTAATACTGGCAATCATGCTGCTAATAGTCAGGAAGATTATAGCAATTTACTGTAATCGAGAGCATAGTTTCATTACAGTAACATATTGTACTATACAATATATACTTGTATGAAAATTGTAAATAGGACTATTTATTTttcccagtgtatttattttttatgttcttACAGTTTTACTACATGGCAATCAGTATGCATGAAAAAATAGAAGCAAACAAAGACTGTAAGCTAATATTttacaaatgttattttataaatgtaaaataattttattggAAAGCCAGTCTCATACAATTAATATAAAGTCAGtgtaaatataagaaaaaaataagtgaaaatcTGTGAAAGACATCGGAAAATGAACACACACTGTTTCTGCCTCAAGTAAATGAATGTATGTCTGTGTTGTAGGTAGATTATCTTCAAAATCATTACATTATTTTAACATTATtaacaaactgatattaaatcAGTGGCTAATATGGCTACTTCTATATAGTTTAACAGTTTGTGCACCCTTACAGTTAGGTGCAACTTAGCTTAACTGagtgttgaatattattattttccagccaatcagaaacaATGTGGCTGCGTATTTATCGTTAACCACgactgttataaaaaaaattcaagatGAGGACGGCCAAACTGTTAAAATTAGTGTTAACATCCTTCTTTTGTACACAGCCTAtgactttttttaaatagctgtGGACACAGAATCATAATTAATGTCGCTTCAGTGCCATCGTCACACTGAATGTTGCAACATCAGTAAAATGATCACAAATGAGAAGAATTTGCCTCAAAATGAAATCTAAACACGTACAAGACCGTAAACTAGCTGACAGTAGATGGGCTAACCCCTTT
The Maylandia zebra isolate NMK-2024a linkage group LG7, Mzebra_GT3a, whole genome shotgun sequence DNA segment above includes these coding regions:
- the LOC101483809 gene encoding annexin A1; this encodes MPFFDRLKDIFSRNSDDDTVKVNDKDKPIYYGTVTPYPNFNASDDTAILRRAIESKGVNEDAIIAVLVKRSNEQRQRIKEVYETENGKKLTDNLKAALTGNLEDICLALLMTPAQNDAYQLMKATKGLGTDEEVLTEILATRTNQEIQEIKKAFKQEYKKELEEVIKSETSGNYTKILLELLSGGRDESTRVDNDLVSKDAKTLLKLCEQGSGFNVSTFIDLMTKRSYPHLRKVLEAFGKQTDVKLPTVLKKELKGDTENCLIDLAKYAWNTPAVFAQKLVKALEKPDTCEKTLNRILVSRSEVDLKKIKEVYWNCQQRSLNDDIEKDTKEHYRKVLLSLCGAF